A section of the Alligator mississippiensis isolate rAllMis1 chromosome 8, rAllMis1, whole genome shotgun sequence genome encodes:
- the RPL10 gene encoding large ribosomal subunit protein uL16, translated as MGRRPARCYRYCKNKPYPKSRFCRGVPDAKIRIFDLGRKKAKVDEFPLCGHMVSDEYEQLSSEALEAARICANKYMVKSCGKDGFHIRVRLHPFHVIRINKMLSCAGADRLQTGMRGAFGKPQGTVARVHIGQVIMSIRTKAQNKEHVVEALRRAKFKFPGRQKIHISKKWGFTKFNADQFEDMVAQKRLVPDGCGVKYIPGRGPLDKWRALHAA; from the exons ATGGGCCGCCGCCCTGCCCGCTG CTACAGATACTGCAAGAACAAGCCGTACCCCAAGTCCCGCTTCTGCCGTGGCGTCCCAG ATGCAAAGATCCGGATCTTTGACCTGGGCCGTAAGAAGGCGAAGGTGGACGAGTTCCCACTGTGTGGACACATGGTGTCTGATGAGTATGAGCAGCTCTCCTCTGAAG cactggagGCAGCACGGATCTGTGCCAACAAGTACATGGTGAAGAGCTGTGGCAAGGATGGGTTCCACATCCGTGTACGGCTGCACCCCTTCCATGTCATCCGCATCAACAAGATGCTGTCCTGTGCTGGTGCTGACCG GCTGCAGACAGGCATGCGGGGGGCATTCGGGAAGCCGCAGGGCACAGTGGCGCGGGTGCACATTGGCCAGGTGATCATGTCCATTCGCACCAAGGCGCAAAACAAGGAGCACGTCGTGGAGGCACTGCGGCGTGCCAAGTTCAAGTTCCCTGGACGCCAGAAG ATCCACATCTCAAAGAAGTGGGGCTTCACCAAGTTCAATGCTGACCAGTTTGAGGACATGGTGGCCCAGAAGCGCCTGGTGCCTGATGGCTGTGGAGTCAAGTACATCCCAGGGCGTGGGCCCCTGGACAAGTGGCGAGCGTTGCATGCTGCCTGA